A segment of the Oncorhynchus tshawytscha isolate Ot180627B linkage group LG06, Otsh_v2.0, whole genome shotgun sequence genome:
TTCACAGACGACAAATTATCCACCCATatctagcgtattttgttttgtcgacatttgaaAGGTTTACAGACATTTGCTCTTTCCATCAGCTCCGTCATTCTTTTTTTGGGTCTGACATACTTTACTCACATACTTGTTTTGATGGAACATGCAAAAATATAAACGGATCATTGTAGCTCTGCCACAAAAATGGAAAAGGCAATTACTCAAAAGAGAAAGGAATTAATTAGGTTGTCTGCCGCCAATCAAAAACCATGCATGGCTTAAAATTACTAGTGTGAATCATAAAATATATCAGTTTCACTTCAGGTTGAGAGGTTTGACAACATACAGCTTAAAATTCAAGACAGTTGGAACAGATTTCATGTCACAATATGAACTGATACAAAACATTTGACGCATCAATCCATTCTTTTCAATTTAAACTAAAATTCCCGCTACACACAAATAATGTGCAATGTATGGGGCATTGAACAGTCAGCTCTGTGAAAAGATTGCAATGAAGAAACAGAATCAATAGATCATCTCTTTTTGTACTGTCTTTCGGTAGCTCGCATTTGCAGTCAGGTCTAGCAGTGGTTGTTAATGTCTGTGTTCAGATGAACCTACAAACAGTACTGTTAGATCTGAAAAACCACAGTCTATTCATGGAAAATATGATTATATATGATTATCTTAGGTAAAATATTTATTTGTTGGGCAATATCTGTAGACAAGGTACAAATAGTGTTTCAAGACCCTTGGGACATCACAGTAAAACAAGATGTAGCACAATTGTGATAGACTGGGAAAGATGGATTAGTCTGTGGACATGAGGGATTGGTTGATTTGCCGATTCACTTGGAGTCCAGAACAAATAGGAGTACTTTACACtgcgtgtacaaaacattacaaacacctgctatttccatgacatactgaccaggtgcaactcaatattaggagggtTCTTAATATTTTatagtgtgtgtgatatatatctcacacacagtaccagtcaaaagtttggatgcgtactcattcaaggattttatttttattttattctttatttggactattttctagaataataataatgaatacataaactatgaaacatattttgatttgttactacatgattccatgtgttatttcatagttgtgatgtcttcactattattttacaatgtagaaaattgtaaaaataaagaaacccttgaatgagtaggtgtgtccaaaatgtgtgttactacatgattccatgtgttatttcatagttgtgatgtcttcactattattttacaatgtagaaaattgtaaaaataaagaaacccttgaatgagtaggtgtgtccaaaatgtgTTGACAGGTACTGTTTCCACCAGGTTCTCCAACCatgggtggatggtggtggtggtggtgagggcaAGGGAAGGGAAGGTGGTGGTGAGGGCAAGGGGTGGTGGTGAGGGAAGGTGGTGGTGAGGAGGGCAagggaaggtggtggtggtgaggggtggTGGTGAGGGCAAGGGAAGGGGTGGGTGAGTGGTGAGGGCAagggaaggtggtggtggtgagggcaAGGGAAGGGAAGGTGGTGGTGAGGGCAAGGGAAGGGAAGGTGGTGGTGAGGGCAAGGGAAGGGAAGGTGGTGGTGAAGGGCAAGGGAAGGGAAGGTGGTGGTGAAGGGAAGGGAAGGTGGTGGTGAagggaaggtggtggtggtggtggtgaggggaaGGGAAGGTGGTGGGGGAagggaaggtggtggtggtgaggggaagggaaggtggtggtgaaggggaaggtggtggtggtgaggaaggtggtggtggtgaggggaaGGGAAGGTGGTGGTGAggggaaggtggtggtggtgatgggaaggtggtggtggtgggggaaggGAAGGTGGTGGTGAggggaaggtggtggtggtgaaggtggtggtggtggtggtggtggtgaggggaaggggaaggtggtggtggtgaggggaagggaaggtggtggtggtgaggggggaaggtgaaggtggtggtggtgaggggaagggaaggtggtggtggtggtggtgagggaagggggaaggtggtggtggtggtggtggtgaggggaagggaagggaaggtggtggtggtgaggggaaggaatggtggtggtggtggtgagaaaTGATGCAAGTAATGTTTTTTTGATACCAATCGGTCTGCTGGTTTCATAGCTAAAAAAAACCAAACACATGGTTTGTGTTAATCACAACACCTCTCAATATAGGCAAGTCATATTCAGGACATGCACTAGACCAGGTTTTCCCAAACTTGGCCCTGGGGCCCACCTGGGTCCATGTTTTTTATTTGCTCGAGCACTACAAAGCTGATTCAAAGAATCACAGCTTGataatgagttggttatttgaatcagctgtgtagtgctagggcaaaatcTAAAACGTGCACAAAGGGGGGGCTCCAGGACCGAGTTTGCTAAACCCTGCACTAGACGACTTCAAAAATGGATAGTTTTCCATTAGAATGCAGTGTCTGAACATACCCATTTTTTAGGTAGACCTATTCGGTATCATTAAAACATAAAGCATGTCTGATGTTTGTATTCCTTCTATCACAAACTCACCACTTTTATAGCCGAtctaatgttttttttctccaaatggaTAGAATTTTTATTAAAGTGAGCTTCCTGAGTCGTGGAGATGATAGGATAATAGTATAAGATGAACTTAAATGTCCCCAAGGTGCAATTTCGGGGACTAATGTATTTATTTCGGAAGTCTGTTTTGGTCAAAGTGAAAAGAAGTGACCGTTTTTGTCCAGGAGTCTTCAGAAAGCAACTTGATGAAACGAGCCACGTAGCTTCATAAGTCTAGACGTTATGAAGTTGTTTATTATACAATTCTCTGCTATTAGCTCCTATGGTATTGTGATGAGGCTAATAATAAGTCAGATTTATCTAGTACCTACTGTTTCACAAAACTGAGGAAGTCTAGGTTTGTTTTGCTAGTTCATCATGAATCCTTTCTACTACTACTGAAAGCTGTACTGTAATCATTCCCAGTGCTACTGTACTTACCCTATTCCTGTGGTTGTGTGTTGTGCAGTCCCCTGCTAAAGCTGTGTACAATGCTCGCCACTGGAACCAGCCTGAGCCTGAGGAGATTCCCCTGCCACCCCTTGCCTGCGCACACACTGCTCCGGTGAGAACTACTCTAGGACTGCCAGGGCTCTGCCttacactggtcacacacagattcacgcacGCACACCCTGTATTGAATTTGCGATCTCTAGTAAGCCAATAACAATGCGTTGTCTAACAATGCGTTGTCCTAGAAATAATGCATTGCCCAAATAGCAGCGTCACCTACTTGAGATTTCATATTAGCTGTGTTCTGCTTAGTCAAGACTTTGAAAATGTCCCAATAGGAGACATTTTAGATTGTCCAAGGGCACCTAGAACTAGATTTTGTTTGTCTCTAACTTTGCTTTTTGATTTATTCCCCTCTCCAGGCCAGCATATCGAGCGGAAGTAGCAAGGACACCAATTCTCACAAAGACGACGGTCTGTTCAAAGCGCCTCCCCCACCGCCCAAAGTCATCAAGTCTGTGACCATCCCCACTCAGCCTTACCAGGACATCGTCACAGCTCTCAAATGCAGGAAGGAACACAAGGAGGTGAGCCAGGCATGCTGGGTGACGCTTCACTCCCTCAACAGTCGGCATGATCTTTGCACTGTTAACATCACCCGACCACTTATCTGCCATTTTCACAATTTGCGTTTGTGTGCTTGTATggattatttttttctctcccgcAGGCCACTCTCGTTATTCATTCCAAACACAGTTTAGACTGTTGATGTCCATTTTAGAGCGCCGTGTAAAGCTTGTCTTTGTTAATTTTAAACACAGTATGGGCAGGAGGGTTCCTGAGGAGCATGCTGTTTCATTAAGGCCTAGCCACAACTAGCAGATTTGTCTTTGTGCTCTTGACCAGACAGTTGGTTGCACATCCCCCTTACCAAGAGGAACTGAACCGAATCGATCTTGTTGGGCAGTGTCTTCGCCTTAGAAAACCTCTGGTGCCCTGCGTACACACACATAGTTATTGATAAGGGAGTATTATCCCAGTCAGCTAATGGAACTAATCGAGTGGAGCCGCTTTGCATGCTGTGaaaatgttatatattttttttctttggacagatacacatgcacacagacacttgCATTAGATAACAATTTTAAATCATGGTTATTTTGCTCAATGTTCAGTGCCATTTTCTTGTGTAAATGTCAGTCATTATCTCTTCCCCCTTGTAGCTGTACACGGTTGTGCATAATGTGAAGCACTTCAACGATGTGGTAGAGTTTGGTGAAAACCAGGAGTTCACTGATGACTTTGAGTACCTGGAGACAGGCCTGAAGAGCAGCCAGCCACTCAACACACGATGCCTTAGGTAAAATAAACCCACTCAACATTGTCCACCTTGGCAAAAAGAGCTCTTATTTAACATTtccatattcacacacacagagagtgccttcggaaagaattccgaccccttgactttttccaaatgttattgtgttacagccttattctaaaatgcattgaGGAATTTTCTTCATTTAGTCTATGCACAATAtcccgtaatgacaaagtgaaaacaggtttttagaattttttgcaaatgtttaaaaaataaaaagcagtaTTCAGTTCCTCAGACCCTATGCtaagagacttgaaattgagctccgctgcatcctgtttccaatgatcatccttgatgtttatacaacttttattggagtctacctgtagtaaattcaattgaatggacatgatttagaaaggcacctgtcaatataaggtcccacagttgacagtgcatgtcagagctaaaaccaatccatgaggttgaaggaattgtccatagagatccaagacaggattttgtcgaggcacggacctggggaaggttaccaaaacatttctgcagcaatgaagatccccaagaacaccgtggcctccattcttaaatggaagaagttcggaaGACTCTaactagagctggctgcccagccaaactacgcaatcgtgggagaagggtcttggtaagggaggtgaccaCGAACCCAAAcccaacaaccctaagcacacagccaagacgatgcAGGAGTGGTTTCAGGACAAGTGTATGAATGTACTTCAGTGGCCCAgacttaaacctgatcgaacatctctggagctacctgaacatagctgtgctgtatcgctccccatccaacctgactgagcttgagaggatctgtagagcagaaagagagatatTTCCCAAATAAAGGCGTGCCaagcatacccaagaagaatcgaggctgtagtcgctgccaaaggtacttcaacaaagtcctgactaaagggtctgaatacttatgtaaatgtgaagtcagaagtttacatccacttagtttggagtcattaattcatttttcaaccactccacaaatttcttgttcacaaactatacttttggcaagtcgtttaggacatctactttgtgcaagtcatttttccaacaattgtttacagacagatttatttcacttataattcactatatcacaattccagtgggtcagaagattacatacactaagttgactgtgcctttttaaaaagatgtcatggctttagaagcttctgatatgctaattgacatctgagtcaattggaggtgtacttgtagatgtatttcaaggcctagcttcaaactcagcacctctttgcttgacattatggggaaattaaaagaaatcagccaagacttctgaaaaacaaattgtagacctccaagtctggttcatccttgggagcaatttccaaacgcctgaagataccactttcatctgtacaaacaatagcaagtataaacaccatgggaccacgcagccgtcataccgctcaggaggagacacgttctgtctcttagagatgaatgtacttttgtgcgaaaagtgcaaatcaatcccagaacaacagcaaaggaccttgtgaagatgctggaggaaacgggtacaaaagtatctatgtccacagtaaaaacgagtcctacatcgacacaacctgaaaagccgctcagcaaggaagaagccactgctccaaaaccgccaataaaaagccagactacgttttgcaactgcacatggctacaaagattgtactttttggagaaatgtcctctggtctgatgaaacaaaaatagaactgtttggccataatgaccatcgttatgtttgaaggataaaggggtaggcttgcaagtcgaagaacaccaccGCAACTGTGAAACACgcaggtggcagcatcatgtagtggggtgctttgctgcagtagggactggtgcactttacaaaatagctggcatcatgaggagtaaaaatatatttatctcaagacatctgtcaggaagtgaaagcttggtctcaaatgtgtcttccaaatagacaatgaccccaagcatacttccaaagttgtggcaaaatggctgaaggacaacacagtcaaggtattggaatggccatcacaaagccctgacctcaatcctatagaaaattcctgggcagaactgaaatagcgtgtgcgagcaaggaggcctacaaacctgactcggttacaactgctctgtcaggaggaatgggccaaaattcacccaagttattgtgggaagcttgtggaaggctacatgaaacgtttgacccaagttcaacaatttttGACCCAAGTTCAGCAATGCtgccaagtactaattgagtgtatgtaaacttctaacccactgggaatgtgatgaaagaaataaaaaggctgaaatctatccttctctctactattattctgccatttcacattcttaaaataaagtggggatcctaactgatgtaagacagggaatttttactaggagtaaatgtcagcaattgtgaaacatttaaactcagtttatgcaaacttccgaattcaactgtatatgtgatatatatttttaaaccagtttttgctttgtcattatggcttattgtgtgtagattgagagggGGGGTgcaattttaatacattttagaataaggctgtaatgtaacaaaatgcggaaaaggtcaagtggtctgaataccttccgaaggcACTGAGTGCTCAATCCAAGAGGACAACATGGAgcaattttttatatatatatatatttaagaatctttcattatttttacttGTCCACTTAATCCTTTTATGTGCTCTTCTCCTCCGAACATCTTCaaacactctccccctctcttgcgCCTCTCTCTAGTATAATCAGTCTAGCCGCAAGGTGTGCAATGCCCAGTTTCCGGATGCACCTACGGGCCAGAGGGAAGGTGGCTCAGGTCTTCAAGATGTTGAATGATGCCCCGCTGCATCCGGTAGGAATCTGACGTCTACAACCACAATTGACTCAAACTGTAGTAACTGACCCAAACTAATGGTAACAAAATCAGTGTATTTCAATAAATCTACCTCAGCTTATTTGTGGCGATGACCTATTTGTCCTGTAGACACTTCACATTTTGCTATTGAACCTGAATTTTAATAAACAAGGAGAATATTTAAGGTCTTTTGAACTGATTGTGTCCCCTCGCcgctctcccttcactcttctccaGAACCTGGCCCTGTGTACGGCCTCTCTGATGTACATCCTAAGCAGAGACAGGTTAAACATGGACCTGGACCGGGCCAGTCTGGAGCTGATGATCAGACTGTTGGAGCTGGAGCACGACCACTCGGGCCACCACCAGGACCAGCTCACTGCCAAGGAGATGACCAAGGTCAAGGAGAAGATCCGCAAGCTATGTGAGACGGTTCACAACAAGCACCTGGACTTGGAGAACATCACGGTACGCGGGGTCAATCAGAATGTCTTTGTATTGATGATGGTGAGTTGGATTTCTATAGCACTTTGTTTGTTTTACAGTCGTGTCACCTGGCCATGGAGACCCTGTTGTCTCTGACCTCGAAGAGGGCCGGGGACTGGTTCAAAGAGGAGCTGCGCTTACTGGGAGGCCTGGACCACATTGTagataaaggtgtgtgtgttgtaacagTTTTGACTTGAGTTTATTTTTTGTTAAGGCTGCCAGGTAGGTTATGAAATGTTTGATTTGTCCCTTTTACTTTGAGTTGGTCTCATCTGGCAGTGAAGTCTACAGCAATAAAAAGGACTCATGTAAAAGTCAGTACTGGGAAATACACTTTTCATATACTGTTAAACATTGAAATAGCTGCAACTATTTGAATATTTTGCATTTGTTGTTTTATTCAACATTCATGATCAAATAAATACAAGTCActacttaataataataataatagtaataataataataatatgttcaCTTAGGAAGTCTCATAAGTTGCATCTTATCTAGGCCATCTTAACTTTGTTAGAACATAGTTATTGGCATACATGTGAATTATTGTCTTCTGCAGTGAAAGAATGTGTTCAGAACCTGAGCCAAGAGGAAGACAAGGAGAAGCTGGTGTCATCGCTATGGGGGGCAGAGAGGTGTCTAAGAGTACTGGACAGTGTAAGTACAACATCAAGGAGTGTTGGCAGGCTCAGAGGTTTGAAATCCATTCATTGAATACAAGAGGGGAAAGTACATTGACTCTGCACTCTCTGCTTCATGTGACCAGCTTTGATTTGACAATTGAAAAGGCATTTCAACATCAGTCTAGTGTGTCTTTCTGTCCTTCCATTGCAGGTGACTGTCCAGAACCCAGAGAACCAGGGCTACCTGATCGCCTACAAGGACTCTCAGCTCATAGTGTCCTCTGCCAGGTGAGACTGAAACGCATGCTAATCTTTTGACACCCACGCTCGCTTGCTCCATCGCTCGCTCGCTCCATCTTGCGTTCTCTCTATCGCTCGccatctcgctttctctctcttgcttcatttctctctcttgcttcatGTCTCTCAGAGGTTTGCGGTACTGTGAGGACATGATTCAGCGCTACAGCCGGGAGGTGAACAGCTCTCTGTGTTCGTCAGGCACGGCGCTGCCCCACTGCAGCTTCAGCAACGTGGGCAAGGCCGTTGAGGACTGCATGAGGGCAGTCATAGGGGTGCTACTCAATCTCACCCACGACAATGGTAATATCACTGCATCAACATGACCTCTACATCGAGCAACATTGTAGCTAGCGCAATGCGTTCCCAATCCTAGTGCCTTGTTTCTCTGCTCCTCGTCTCTTTTGATCGCATCCCAGCTGTGCTAGAGTCCTCATAACACACCCCAGCTAGCTGCAGGGTGGCGGCAGAGAGGTAACTCTGGACTGTACTGTGGTTTTTTTTTAGAGTGGGGAAGCACTAAGACTGGAGAGCAGGACCGGCTCATCATCACAGCACTCAACTGTGTCCTACGGGTCCCACGCTACATACCTCAGGAACAACGCTTTGACATCAGAGTCCTGGTGAGAGgcgctgtgtgtgttgtaggccTGCATGGAAATGATTACACAAATCCAGTTACTTGTACCCATCTTTGAAACATGTGGTTCCTGTGTACCCACTTCATTGAAGTGCCACTTAATGAATGCCTAGGTAGTAATTAAAACCGAAGCTTCAATGTAGTAATTGCAGGTTGTTTGTGCTCAATGTTTTATTATGGGTCTCAATGAAGTGTATGTCCTTGAGCCTTTTTAACAGcatcgctcctctcctcctgtgtgtgtgtgcacgctggTACAGGGCTTGGGTCTGCTGATTAACCTGGTGGAGTACAGTGCCAGAAACCGCCACTGTCTGGTGGACATGGAGTTCACCAGTTCAACCAGCCCTGAAGGCAtccagggagaggcagggggagaagaGACCCAGACCCCTGAAGGCAtccagggagaggcagggggagaagaGACCCAGAACCCTGAACAATTCCTAGCCTCCACAGATCCAGCTACAGCAGCCCTTACAGAGGGTGAGGCTGAGAAGAAGACCAAGGGCTCCTCTTCAAGTGCCCTGGCTGCTCTGGTGCAGGTAATAGTTCTGTTATTACTACTTCAGAATAATTTTGAAGGGAATTTGTAGCAAGAAGATTGAAAAACACGGGTAATTGAGTTACTCTTGTGCATTTGTCTGCGTCTTCCACAAGTACATAGCGTAGCCCCCGGCTGAATTCCTTTTTGCCGAATGAGCTCTTTTGGTGTcctctggtacattctaatgCCTTGATTCCATCAGAAATACACAGCGACATTATTGACTTTACCTCCCAGATTGGAAAATGTGTTGTGAATTGTCGAAAGGCATTACTTTTTACAATTTAAATTACTGAAAAATGTATGAATTACGTGTATTTTTAGTTATTTTGGATATCGTCTAGGCCTATATGATCAGGAATATTTAGTGAAGTGTTATATCGTTCTGATTTAATTCATTTCAATAGATCATTaggtagggccctataaaatctgttTATTTGTTGCCTGATCCCGTTTAGTTTTGtcaaatttgttttgttttttccagGTTCCCAAATTTCTATATTTTGTCAGGTTTTTGCTCTCAGATCACTTATCTATACATTTACATTTAGTTTATTCCCTACTAAggtcaatacatttttgaatgtTGTTGAATTCTGTTTTAATGCCTGGATTTCATGAGGGCCCTAATGATCAAATTTGGACCAGAATGAGGCTCTCCTCTACCTATTGTTCCTGCAATGATGATTCACCATCTTCATTGAATGTTGTCATATTTTATCTGCAGATAATCACCAAAAAGCCTAGGCACATCAGGAGCCTATGCAAAGTAGTGAGCCAAATAAACGTCTCTCTCGCCGACGCGATCGTTAGGTCAGACTGACCGACTAGACGAGTCACTCACTTTTAGCATCACTGTCTGGCAAAACCCGACCTCCTAGGAAATCCTTTGGTTTACTTGCCCCAATGCGATAATGTGGACATATAACTACTTTGCATGATTTAACAATGGTAAAGGGATATAGGAGATTGACTTTATTCAGTCAGTTGGACACCTTTTTATAAACTAGTCAACACTTGCTGTTCAGTTGTCAAAGCACAGTAAATAGACTGTGAAACACTCTAAAGGAAATGAATGAATGTGCCAGAAAACAATAATTAGGCCGTCGTGGATTTCAACTAATTGTTACCACTGACATGCAGATTTCACGAGCATCatgttctcttcctctgtaaagAAATTTGACGGCAACCAAGCTAATGTCTGTCTGGGAGGAGTTTGACTGTCTTTTCCTCCGTCCACAGTTCTTCTTGGAGCGGGAGCGAGCAGCCATATTGGCTGAGGCGCAGACTGATGACCTCATCAGCGAACCTCCCAAGCCCCAGGACCAGAGCGGGGAGTGGCAGGAGACATCGGGCGAGATCCAGTGGGTCGCTGCAGAAACCAACGACGGTGAGAATGACAAGGAAAAGGACACAAAGAAAGACGAAGAAGACGAGGAGCTGGATCTCAACAAAGGTAAAGATGTGGGTCTGTGTAAAATTATTTTTTTGTAACAGTTTCCAATAGTATCACTACTCCATGTCGAGTGTtgttctccttcaccctctctctctctgtggtggtgtAGCTCTGCAGCATGCTGGGAAGCACATGGAGGACAGCATTGTGGCTTCCTACACAGCTCTGCTCCTGGGTTGTCTATGTCAGGGCAGTCAGGTAAGCTTCCGGCAAACTAGCGACAATCATGTTCCTCATTCCTCGCACTGggggtgcaggcttttgttccatctcagcactaacacacctgattcaactaatcaataAAGGGCTTGATTAAGTTTGCAGATTtgaagtacagatgtaggatcttaatttgaaccagtttgctacagcaagaaaataatcctgtagcaacaggaaatgtggattatacTTGGACATTAGTGGTTGATTTGATTTTCCATTACAGAAAATGTCTTGAATTCCAAAGTGGAAATtataaacttcagaagcctttttaaacctcaaatagcCTACAATTCTTAAATTACAGGAATGTTGTCCTGCAACAggctgatcaaattaagatcctacatctgtataggcTACTGCAAACCAGTGCCATTCTTCTGTCTTGATGGTAGGTCTCTTAGAGTGGCGTTTTCCTTAGAGCCTTTTGCTAATAGTGTTATCTGTGCAGTGCTAGTATTTTCCCCTTGCAAAATATCAGGAAGAGAAATTGAATCTTGTCAAAGACGATGGCAATaatcttggaccgactctcttctctgtatacatcaatgatgtcgctcttgctgctggtgagtctctgatccacctttacgcagacgacaccattctgtatacttctggcccttctttggacactgttaacaaccctccaagcaagcttcaatgccatacaactctccttccgtggcctccaattgctcttaaatacaagtaaaactaaatgcatgctcttcaaccgatcgctgcctgtccaacatcactactctggacggctctgacttagaatatgtggacaactacaaatacctaggtgtctggttagactgtaaactctccttccagacctacatctccaatccaaagttaaatctagaattggcttcctatttcgcaacaaagcatccttcactcatgctgccaaacatacccttgtaaaactgaccatcctaccaatcctcgactttggtgatatcatttacaaaatggcctccaataccctactaacctaattggatgcagtctatcacactgccatccgttttgtcaccaaagccccatatactacccaccattgcgacctgtacgctctcgttggctggccctcgcttcatacttgtcgccaaacccactggctccatgtcatctacaagaccctgctaggtaaagtccccccttatctcagctcgctggtcaccataccatctcccacctgtagcacacgctccagcaggtatatctctctggtcactcccaaaaccaattctttctttggctgcctctccttctagttctctgctgccaatgacaggaacgaactacaaaaatctctgaaactggaaacacttatctccctcactagctttaagcagcagctgtcagagcagctcacagattactgcacctgtacatagcccgcctataatttagcccaaacaactacctctttccctactgtatttattttatttatttattttgctcctttgcacctcatttttatttctactttgcacattcttccactgcaaatctaccattccagtgttttacttgctatattgtatttacttcgccaccatggccttttttttttgcctttacctcccttatctcacctcatttgctcacatcgtatatagacttgtttctactgtattattgactgtatgtttgttttactccatgtgtaactctgtgtcgttgtatgtgtcgaactgctttgctttatcttggccaggtttatcttgcctacctggttaaataaaggtgaaataataattatatatatatatatataacaagtaAGTGAAAAGTAAAGGCAACTGCAGTGCTCTACTTTGTCCATGGTGAATAGAATAACCCAATCGTGGCCTATGGTGGTCTAAGCCACTGCCTCGAACTCCTATACCACTGCAGCATGTGATCGAATCCGGGAACACTTATTCagcaactctctctctttcc
Coding sequences within it:
- the LOC112253082 gene encoding wings apart-like protein homolog gives rise to the protein MTSRFGKTYSRKGGEANSKFDEVFSNKKATLSTKWGETTYKAQLGSKRPLQKPEVVELLKRPRIEDDDSSEDPFGFDSDDESNPVTSHSVPQSEPAEGEASNTPPATTTVPVDNSRNSTATGKQTLSNEGAEKSSQSLYRSKSDSNQKPIAQSSVTKTVPKDPYVEWSLIGTQRSSTSSTSMDPLQEKDSAEAPGFSGDSQFSSSQDGLSAGMKSAQQEAPAEPVVDNLPPSPFLLRPCNTRKYIRPKPNKASDVPDASTACDVKLPVAASVRAALKSNSVSVASGSGGANASTTVAKPAGRGRVRDYTVLHPSCLSVCNVTIQDSIERSMDELITSTPPTDLGEVGRLRKKADVPPAKPNRFRTTQSKSKKETKLEFFGFEDKGDQEGEDGADPTAGGSSYKIKYFGFDDLSESDSDEEDGTHVKVKRKAKEAAAVAVAAMAVSVHSPQPSDSQDSQSSSNTDILEFSDDSNFGGSEEQKGRSGKQGDTSKDIGRKIFSGPKKSPAKAVYNARHWNQPEPEEIPLPPLACAHTAPASISSGSSKDTNSHKDDGLFKAPPPPPKVIKSVTIPTQPYQDIVTALKCRKEHKELYTVVHNVKHFNDVVEFGENQEFTDDFEYLETGLKSSQPLNTRCLSIISLAARCAMPSFRMHLRARGKVAQVFKMLNDAPLHPNLALCTASLMYILSRDRLNMDLDRASLELMIRLLELEHDHSGHHQDQLTAKEMTKVKEKIRKLCETVHNKHLDLENITSCHLAMETLLSLTSKRAGDWFKEELRLLGGLDHIVDKVKECVQNLSQEEDKEKLVSSLWGAERCLRVLDSVTVQNPENQGYLIAYKDSQLIVSSARGLRYCEDMIQRYSREVNSSLCSSGTALPHCSFSNVGKAVEDCMRAVIGVLLNLTHDNEWGSTKTGEQDRLIITALNCVLRVPRYIPQEQRFDIRVLGLGLLINLVEYSARNRHCLVDMEFTSSTSPEGIQGEAGGEETQTPEGIQGEAGGEETQNPEQFLASTDPATAALTEGEAEKKTKGSSSSALAALVQFFLERERAAILAEAQTDDLISEPPKPQDQSGEWQETSGEIQWVAAETNDGENDKEKDTKKDEEDEELDLNKALQHAGKHMEDSIVASYTALLLGCLCQGSQVNVTTVRENLPKGDFSIMTEMLKKFLNFMNLTCAFGTTGHKSISRVIDYLDHC